Proteins encoded together in one Venturia canescens isolate UGA chromosome 10, ASM1945775v1, whole genome shotgun sequence window:
- the LOC122416821 gene encoding melatonin receptor type 1B-A-like isoform X2 has protein sequence MNITMAGSLSAVASAVTKTATTTSTISTPVTTTGGTERGLDLTSTLAGLLEMGVGVAVDRTKKTFADDLDVSPVTLSSDWSRVARLLLLASLAVVGSVGNVFMISAVMVEDHLKKRGNAFLVNVALADLLVTGLVIPASAIVILAGHEESLSTCRFEWTLEALCFLVTILTLATIAMENYARLCLPAESYAALTTSRVTATTMVVWAIAGTAVGLQSSLDLGPDFCRRRFNGIATQQIVGVSILVVFPALVTIFVYTKLVIRVRRAIGGSFKPPIAFSWDYSLTKTNICSFVLFAVFWLPFGSAICLSAVRPVSARVLYNLAWFALCKSCFNNLLYCVADRHFRNAYVKLFHYCCCKTTVSFSRRPRGEGTRSSGDVKLRVHIIHSYASPASCRPTVARVNGRDGYEL, from the exons ATGAATATCACGATGGCGGGAAGTTTATCAGCGGTGGCGTCGGCTGTAACGAAGACAGCGACGACTACGTCAACGATTAGCACACCGGTGACAACAACTGGGGGAACGGAACGAGGATTAGATTTAACGAGCACCCTCGCTGGTCTACTCGAAATGGGCGTGGGCGTTGCGGTGgatcgaacaaaaaaaacgttcgccGATGATCTCGACGTTTCACCGGTGACCTTGTCATCGGATTGGTCGAGAGTCGCTCGTCTTTTGCTCTTAGCGTCGCTCGCCGTGGTCGGTAGCGTTGGCAATGTTTTCATGATATCCGCAGTTATGGTCGAGGATCATTTGAAAAAGCGAG GAAACGCGTTCCTGGTGAATGTCGCTCTGGCCGATTTGCTAGTTACGGGTTTGGTAATACCAGCCTCGGCCATCGTGATCCTTGCCGGACACGAGGAGTCCTTGTCAACCTGTAGATTCGAATGGACACTCGAGGCACTTTGTTTTCTCGTGACGATTCTCACTCTGGCGACTATAGCGATGGAAAACTACGCGAGATTGTGTCTACCGGCGGAGAG TTATGCGGCTCTGACAACGAGCCGAGTGACGGCAACGACGATGGTCGTTTGGGCGATAGCGGGAACGGCGGTTGGATTGCAATCGTCCCTCGATCTTGGACCAGATTTTTGTAGGCGTCGCTTCAACGGGATCGCGACCCAACAGATCGTCGGCGTTTCTATTTTGGTAGTTTTTCCGGCCCTCGTTACAATATTCGTTTACACGAAGCTGGTGATACGCGTACGTCGGGCTATCGGAGGATCGTTCAAACCCCCGATAGCCTTCTCCTGGGATTACTCCTTGACCAAAACCAACATATGCAGCTTCGTGCTTTTCGCCGTCTTTTGGCTACCGTTTGGCAGCGCGATTTGCCTTAGCGCCGTACGACCCGTCAGTGCTCGAGTCTTGTACAATCTCGCCTGGTTCGCCCTCTGTAAGTCTTGTTTCAACAATTTGCTATATTGCGTCGCCGATCGACACTTTAGAAACGCATACGTCAAACTCTTTCATTATTGCTGTTGCAAAACTACGGTCAGCTTCTCGCGCAGACCTCGAGGCGAAGGCACTCGATCTTCCGGTGATGTCAAACTTAGGGTTCACATTATTCACTCCTATGCCAGTCCAGCTTCCTGCAGACCCACCGTCGCTCGAGTCAATGGTCGCGATGGCTACGAACTCTAA